The following proteins are co-located in the Micromonospora coriariae genome:
- a CDS encoding helix-turn-helix domain-containing protein, which produces MAATGTATSTEKGRRIIGAERQTLAKDLVKRYTSGESIRALAASTGRSYGFIHRVLTESGVQLRQRGGARRRKKA; this is translated from the coding sequence ATGGCAGCCACTGGCACAGCCACCAGCACTGAGAAGGGTCGCCGGATCATCGGAGCCGAGCGTCAGACGCTCGCCAAGGACCTGGTAAAGCGGTACACCTCGGGGGAGAGCATCCGCGCGCTCGCGGCCTCGACCGGCCGTTCCTACGGGTTCATCCACCGAGTGCTCACCGAGTCCGGGGTGCAGCTGCGCCAGCGCGGCGGTGCCCGGCGCCGCAAGAAGGCGTGA